One Pseudomonas abieticivorans genomic region harbors:
- a CDS encoding response regulator transcription factor: MSDLLLIDDDIELCELLSSWLSQEGFQVRACHDGNSARKALAEAAPAAVVLDVMLPDGSGLELLKQLRSEHADLPVLMLSARGEPLDRILGLELGADDYLAKPCDPRELTARLRAVLRRSHPATATSQIELGDLCYSPARGVVSIDEHDISLTISESRLLEALLKQPGEPLDKQELAQIALGRKLTLYDRSLDMHVSNLRKKVGPHPDGRPRIVALRSRGYYYSE, translated from the coding sequence ATGAGCGATCTGTTACTGATTGACGACGACATAGAGCTGTGCGAACTGCTGAGCAGTTGGCTGAGCCAGGAAGGTTTCCAGGTGCGCGCTTGCCATGACGGCAACAGCGCCCGCAAGGCACTGGCCGAGGCTGCCCCGGCGGCGGTGGTGCTGGACGTGATGCTGCCCGACGGCAGTGGCCTGGAATTGCTCAAACAACTGCGCAGTGAACACGCCGACCTGCCCGTGCTGATGCTTTCGGCCCGGGGCGAGCCACTGGACCGTATCCTGGGCCTGGAGCTGGGCGCCGACGATTATCTGGCCAAGCCCTGCGATCCACGCGAATTGACCGCACGCCTGCGCGCCGTGCTGCGCCGCAGCCACCCGGCCACTGCCACCAGCCAGATCGAACTGGGCGACCTGTGCTACAGCCCGGCACGTGGGGTGGTGAGCATCGATGAGCATGACATCAGCCTGACCATCTCCGAGAGCCGCTTGCTGGAGGCGCTGCTCAAGCAGCCCGGCGAGCCGCTGGACAAGCAGGAGCTGGCGCAGATCGCCCTGGGCCGCAAGCTGACCTTGTACGACCGCAGCCTGGACATGCACGTCAGCAACCTGCGCAAAAAAGTCGGCCCCCACCCCGACGGCCGCCCGCGCATCGTGGCGCTGCGCAGCCGCGGTTACTACTACAGCGAGTAA
- a CDS encoding septation protein A has translation MKQFIDFIPLLLFFIVYKLDPRVIDVAGHDVTLGGIFSATGVLIASSVVVYGILFITQRKLEKSQWLTLVACLVFGSLTLAFHSETFLKWKAPVVNWLFALAFIGSHFIGDRVLIKRIMGHALQLPDAVWTRLNVAWICFFIFCGAANLFVAFTFQSFWVDFKVFGSLGMTVLFLVGQGIYLSRHLHDSDTSTPKTED, from the coding sequence ATCCCGCTGCTGCTGTTCTTCATCGTCTACAAACTGGACCCACGCGTTATCGACGTGGCCGGCCACGACGTGACCCTGGGTGGCATCTTCAGCGCCACGGGCGTGCTGATCGCCAGCTCCGTGGTGGTCTACGGCATCCTGTTCATCACCCAGCGCAAGCTGGAAAAAAGCCAATGGCTGACCCTGGTCGCCTGCCTGGTCTTTGGCAGCCTGACCCTGGCTTTCCATAGCGAAACCTTCCTCAAGTGGAAAGCGCCGGTGGTCAACTGGCTGTTCGCCCTGGCCTTCATCGGCAGCCACTTCATCGGCGATCGCGTGCTGATCAAGCGCATCATGGGCCACGCCCTGCAATTGCCCGATGCGGTGTGGACACGCCTGAACGTGGCCTGGATCTGCTTTTTCATCTTCTGCGGCGCTGCCAACCTGTTCGTGGCGTTCACCTTCCAGAGCTTCTGGGTGGACTTCAAGGTGTTCGGCAGCCTGGGCATGACCGTATTGTTCCTGGTGGGCCAGGGCATCTACCTGTCCCGCCACCTGCACGACAGCGATACCTCCACTCCAAAAACCGAGGACTGA
- a CDS encoding YciI family protein yields the protein MLYAIIATDVADSLEKRLSVRPAHLARLEKLKADGHLVLAGPHPAIESNDPGAAGFTGSLIVAEFESLDAAQAWASADPYIAAGVYADVLVKPFKQVLP from the coding sequence ATGCTTTACGCCATCATTGCCACAGACGTTGCCGACTCGCTGGAAAAACGCCTGAGCGTGCGCCCCGCACACCTCGCGCGCCTGGAAAAACTCAAGGCCGATGGGCACCTGGTCCTTGCCGGCCCGCACCCGGCCATCGAAAGCAATGACCCAGGCGCTGCAGGCTTCACCGGCAGCCTGATCGTCGCCGAGTTCGAGTCCCTGGACGCGGCCCAAGCCTGGGCCAGCGCCGATCCTTACATCGCCGCCGGCGTATACGCCGACGTGCTGGTCAAGCCGTTCAAGCAAGTCCTGCCTTAA